Proteins co-encoded in one Hymenobacter swuensis DY53 genomic window:
- the xrtX gene encoding exosortase X, with the protein MSATLASSRRPLVRFLLVAGGLYLLWFFLYDRNLALDGRLDGVLSRNIAAAGAGMLRVFGFATHVDAAEPRLLVMDGRPGVIVGDPCNGLVLYALFAGFVLAFPGGGVRKLWFIPLGIAAIYLLNVVRVAALALNHHYYQQSVEFNHHYTFTFVVYGSILLLWMWWVTRLHPEARPFSRAAA; encoded by the coding sequence ATGTCTGCTACTCTAGCTTCTTCTCGTCGCCCGCTGGTGCGCTTCCTGCTGGTTGCGGGCGGGCTATACCTTCTCTGGTTTTTTCTCTACGACCGGAATCTGGCCCTCGACGGTCGGCTGGATGGAGTGCTGTCGCGCAATATTGCGGCGGCCGGTGCAGGAATGTTGCGGGTGTTTGGCTTTGCTACCCACGTAGATGCTGCCGAGCCCCGACTGCTGGTGATGGACGGCCGCCCCGGCGTTATCGTGGGCGACCCGTGCAACGGGCTGGTGCTGTACGCGCTGTTTGCGGGCTTTGTGCTGGCGTTTCCGGGCGGCGGGGTGCGCAAGCTGTGGTTTATTCCGCTGGGTATTGCCGCTATTTATCTACTGAACGTGGTGCGGGTGGCGGCCCTGGCCCTCAACCACCACTACTACCAGCAGTCGGTGGAGTTTAACCACCACTACACGTTCACCTTCGTGGTGTACGGGAGTATTCTGCTGCTCTGGATGTGGTGGGTAACGCGCCTGCACCCTGAGGCCCGCCCCTTCAGCCGGGCTGCCGCATGA
- a CDS encoding cyclase family protein, giving the protein MLATYPYHNRTFAFDPTAPLDISLPLAPGEHQVNCFWAEPVQFDVIRVGDFVGSVAQGGSTNYQRVHLTPHGNGTHTECYGHISPDPAATLNRCLRRFLFVARLISVQPRPQANGDEVVLLDDVRRELEGGSEATVRPEALILRTLPNHRAKRTRQYSGTNPTYLEPALADYLAQHHIEHLLLDLPSVDREEDGGQLLAHHAFWQYPQATRHAATITELIFVPDDVEDGLYLLNLQVTSLQLDASPSKPILYALRQADRS; this is encoded by the coding sequence ATGCTCGCCACCTACCCTTACCACAACCGCACGTTTGCCTTCGACCCAACCGCGCCGCTGGATATTTCGCTGCCTTTGGCTCCCGGTGAACACCAAGTGAACTGCTTCTGGGCCGAGCCGGTGCAGTTCGACGTGATTCGGGTGGGCGATTTTGTGGGCAGCGTGGCGCAGGGCGGCAGCACCAACTACCAGCGCGTGCACCTCACGCCCCACGGCAACGGCACGCATACGGAGTGCTACGGCCATATTTCGCCCGATCCGGCCGCTACCCTCAACCGTTGCCTGCGCCGGTTTTTGTTCGTGGCCCGGCTGATATCGGTGCAGCCCCGGCCTCAGGCTAACGGCGACGAGGTGGTGCTGCTGGACGACGTGCGCCGGGAGCTGGAAGGCGGCTCCGAAGCCACCGTGCGCCCCGAGGCCCTGATTCTGCGCACCCTGCCCAACCACCGCGCCAAGCGTACCCGCCAGTACTCAGGCACCAACCCCACCTATCTGGAGCCTGCCCTGGCCGACTATCTGGCCCAGCACCACATCGAGCACCTGCTCTTGGACCTGCCCAGCGTGGACCGGGAAGAGGACGGCGGCCAGTTGCTGGCCCACCACGCGTTCTGGCAGTACCCGCAGGCCACCCGCCACGCGGCCACCATTACCGAGCTCATCTTCGTGCCCGATGACGTGGAGGATGGCCTCTACCTGCTCAACCTGCAGGTAACCAGCCTGCAACTCGACGCCAGCCCCAGCAAACCTATTCTCTACGCCCTGCGTCAGGCCGACCGGTCGTAG
- a CDS encoding alpha/beta fold hydrolase, producing the protein MFYLIPGLGADERVFQRLQPLLRGETCLLSWLTPEPEETLPHYAARMATSIPVEAQGLLVGVSFGGVVALEISRLRPGLRTVLISSIPDASCLPPLLRLVRATRVYRLVPPQLLKLFPRAGQWYFGVRNGAEYRLFRQILQDMEPVYTRWAIHRLLHWDSTSVGHSIQILGTRDRVFPPGPTPVEYLIRGGGHFMVLSHAEEISRILNELVKESG; encoded by the coding sequence GTGTTCTACCTCATTCCCGGGCTGGGGGCTGATGAGCGGGTGTTTCAGCGGCTGCAGCCGTTGTTGCGTGGCGAAACCTGCCTGCTATCCTGGCTGACACCCGAGCCGGAGGAAACACTGCCGCATTACGCGGCCCGCATGGCCACCTCGATTCCGGTGGAGGCGCAAGGGCTACTGGTGGGCGTGTCGTTCGGAGGGGTGGTGGCGTTGGAAATCAGTCGGTTGCGGCCGGGGTTGCGGACGGTGCTCATCAGTAGCATTCCCGATGCCAGCTGCCTGCCCCCGCTGCTGCGGCTAGTACGGGCCACGCGGGTGTACCGGCTGGTGCCGCCCCAGCTGCTGAAGCTGTTTCCGCGGGCCGGCCAGTGGTATTTTGGGGTGCGTAACGGGGCCGAATACCGCCTGTTCCGGCAGATTCTGCAGGATATGGAGCCGGTGTACACCCGCTGGGCCATTCACCGGCTGCTGCATTGGGACAGTACCAGCGTCGGCCACAGCATCCAGATTCTGGGCACCCGCGACCGGGTGTTTCCGCCCGGCCCCACGCCGGTGGAGTACCTCATTCGCGGTGGGGGCCACTTCATGGTCCTCAGCCACGCCGAAGAAATCAGCCGAATTCTGAATGAGTTAGTGAAGGAATCCGGATAG